TGCGGCAGTATCGGCGCGCCCCCGCCAAGCACGCCGACGAGACCGGCTGGAGGACCGATGGGCACAACGGCTATGCGTGGCTGTTCGCCACCACCGATCTCTCGCTCTTTCGCTTCCGCTCGACCCGCTCGGCCGCAGTGCCGCGCGAAGTCTTCGGCTCCCGGCGTCTGCCCGGCGTGCTCGTGGTCGATCGGTACAACGCCTACAACAAGCTCCCCTGCCGCCTCCAGTATTGCTACGCGCACCTGCTGCGCGAGGTGAAGGATCTGGGGCGCGAGTTCGAGGAGAACCCCGAGGTCCAGGCCTTCACCACCACCTTCGCGCCATTGCTGGCTCAGGCGATGAGCCTGCGCCGGCTGCCAATCCCCGCTGCCCAGTATGACGCGCAAGCCGGCGCCCTCAAGCAACACATCATCGACGCCGCTGACGCGCAGGCCCAACACCCCGGCATCCACCGCATTCAGGCCATCTTCCGCGACCACGCCCAGCGGCTCTACCACTGGGCCGCCGACCGTCGCGTGCCCGCGGAGAACAATCTCGCCGAGCGCGAGCTGCGTCCCCTCGTCATCGCGCCTAAGGTCAGCTTCGGCTCGCAATCCGAAGCCGGTGCCCGCACGCGGGAGACGCTCATGACGGTGCTGGCCACTCTACGTCGACGCTTTGCGGATTTTGAGGCACGCTCCAAACGCGCCCTGGATGAACTTGCGCGCAAGCCGACGGCAGATCCCTACACGCTGCTCTTCCGCAACCATTCGCCGCCGTGAGCCCGCTCTCGCTCAGACATCCGCGAGTCAGCGCCACCAAGACTGAGGGGTTACGCGATGCGCCA
This is a stretch of genomic DNA from Candidatus Binatia bacterium. It encodes these proteins:
- a CDS encoding transposase; translated protein: RQYRRAPAKHADETGWRTDGHNGYAWLFATTDLSLFRFRSTRSAAVPREVFGSRRLPGVLVVDRYNAYNKLPCRLQYCYAHLLREVKDLGREFEENPEVQAFTTTFAPLLAQAMSLRRLPIPAAQYDAQAGALKQHIIDAADAQAQHPGIHRIQAIFRDHAQRLYHWAADRRVPAENNLAERELRPLVIAPKVSFGSQSEAGARTRETLMTVLATLRRRFADFEARSKRALDELARKPTADPYTLLFRNHSPP